A segment of the Malaclemys terrapin pileata isolate rMalTer1 chromosome 1, rMalTer1.hap1, whole genome shotgun sequence genome:
GCTCCTTTGCTTCACTTTTATCAAGTGGCTCCTGTCTCGTGGTCAGTTACTGGGAGAGGTTCAAGTCTTTTAGTTttggtgtttgctttttctttctttctttcttttttcccccagtggGAAGACGGATATTGAGAAGGAAGAAAGAGCAAGAAGAAGAGACATAATGACAGATGACCAAGACCTTTCAGAGGTGGAAATGAGCCCGGTGGGTTCCGAAGACCATCACTGCCTCTCACCGGGACCTTCCATGGCATCAGATACCCCCTCTCATCTCACCAGCTCCGGGAGCGGAGAGATGGGGAAGGTCAAGAAGGAACAGCAAGACTCAGAGACGGATGATGATAAGTTCCCCGTGTGCATCCGGGAGGCAGTGAGCCAGGTGCTGAGTGGCTACGACTGGACCCTGGTGCCCATGCCTGTGCGGGTCAATGGGAGCAACAAAAGCAAACCCCATGTCAAACGGCCCATGAACGCCTTCATGGTGTGGGCACAGGCTGCCCGCAGGAAACTGGCTGACCAGTACCCTCACCTCCACAATGCAGAGCTCAGTAAGACCCTCGGGAAGCTCTGGAGGTAAGGAGGGCATAAGGGTGAGGGCAAATGGAATCATGGAGAGGCTGCATCTCAAGCTGGAGGCTGGGCACAGAATGAGATTAAAGGGGCATCTATTAAAGGGAGTTCCTCATCAAGGGGAAAGATCACAGGGGTGAGGGAAAAGCACAGGAAAGTGAGGAACCAACAATGGTTATTAGCATCAGCTATATGGGGAGCTTCCTCTGCAAAGCTCTGCCAGTCttgacctgcagcccccacctGGCTATTCCACTCTAACCCGCTCTTCCCCAGCAGCTGTGCCAGCGTACCTCATTCCCGGCCCGTAACACCCCATGCCACTCCAGTCCTTGTCCTCTGCTGAGGCTCAGCTGCCCAAtctctctgtttgtgtgtgtttgtttggcaAACCAAGGCCCAGAAAGGTTAACTAGGCTGACCCCCACCAAACTCATTACACTCATGATCTCCTCAGGCCTGTTTGAACCCGGTCTGGGAGATCACAGGCTAGATGACCCTAACTCCCAGAGCTCCACCTAGTGGGTTGGACTCCTGTCTGGGACAAAGGAGAGAGAGCAGGTAGCCAAGCAGTGAAACCCAATGACACATCTCACCCAAAGAACGTGTTCTCTAATGGCCAGCCACAGGCCCGGCTAGCTGCTGGTTCTAAATCCCGCTCAAGGAGGTGTCAATTTAACATTAGCAGCACAGATACTGCATaagtgggggtgggaatgggttATCCCAGCATAAAGCGGTGAAAACAAGAGGACAGGGAGGGATGGTGGAGAGAGGGGGCTGTTAGAAAAGGACTCCAACCGATGCACCCAGTATGCCATCCTGCCTTGCCATTCACAGCTTTTTATGGCTGAAGAGCATTGTTTGTGTCCCCTCAGACTGCAGGGGCTGCAACTCTGCCTCTGTTTGCAGGCCTGTGGCATGCAATAAATAAGTAATAACAGCAAGTCAGCAGCCATTCCTATAGCGAGTTGGTACAGGCTGACATAGCCTTCCCACTCCCATTATGCATACACAGGTACACACTTCCTTCTTCCCAACACAGACACAAGCTCATGCCTCGGACCCACACTACCCCCCTCAGTTTGTAAAAGCCATTTTAATTTGGGGTTCTTTCcccatcctccctgcccccagggccccTACATGAAGTCACCCCCATTGGGACTAATGGGTTATGCCAAGAGACGAGGGTGGAGGGACCACGTAACACCCATGTGACACAAGGCTAGTGGTTCCACTTTTCCGCCTGATTTCCATGAATAACTCCAGCAAATGATTATAaacatctcccccctccctgggaTTGTCCGAGATACACCCCTTCCCGCCACCATCACTTCCCTGCCTTGGGCCTCCTGCCACAAATCAAAACCTCACCTTCACGTGAGTGGCCTTGGAGTTCCACAGAGATAGAAACAGGCCCCCTTTTATACCATTCCCTTCCCTGGCGCTACCCTTGAAAGGAGACCCCCCCACCAGCTGGGTGGGGCGGGATGTCTTCTGAGAACTGCAGGAAGACCAGACACTTTTTCAAAACAGAAGCAAACCCCACCCTTGTGACCATCCCATTGCCACCTGTGGCTCGATTCTCCCGCTGACTTCAGTCAGCTTCACCTGTATGGGAGAATTGAGTCCCTGGGTGTTAGCTTCTGTCTTGATCACATCAATAAGTTTATCCAAACCCCTCTGTCTTTCATGGAACTCAAACAAAATGATTTCCTTGGAGAGTTAACGCAGGGAATTGTGGTAGGCCTCAAATATTCCCATGCCTGGGTGTTTTTTAACCCTTCCCATTCCCCTCGCCCTCTGCCTTTCCTATGATTACTCCAACCTTGTGCTCACCTCTGGATACCATGCAGAATGATGATCCCAGTTAGTTCACGATGCACTAACCCACCCCGTTGTCTCCTTTCTGGTAGCAAAGTGACTGTACTGAGCATTTATCGTTGCTCTTATTTACTCTCTCCCACTTTGTAACGCAGTCGCGTTATGCTATTTGCCTCTCTCCTTATACTTTCACTTGTCTTTCCTTTACtaacaattacctcctgtatgCTTTGCTTCAAACCATTCCTTCTGATTTCTTCCTGATTTctcttcccacctccaccccaacaTTTTATTCTATTGGAGAGGCAAGACCCCCattctaattttcaaaagtattatttaaaaaaatgctactgTACCGTTCCAAGGATCCTGCAGGATTTTGTAGCAATGACCTCCTTAAGCGCTACATTACCATTCTGGCCTGAAGATACAAGACTGCAGTATATGAGCCGTTAAATACTCCAGTACCAGCCCTAAGAGACCAGAGTGCTCCACTATCCAGATATGCAACAGCATTGTACATGACCGTTCCCCCGCACAGTGCTGCAGTGATAGACCTTAGACACTGTCCTAACACTATTGAGAGCTGTAGTGTTCCTGATCCTGCAGGCAGACTGTGGAGCCCACAGGCAGCCCGCTGAAGTGAATAGGGCTCTGTGTGGGCATAGGGGGTCTGTCGTACAGAGcagcttgcaagatcagggcctcggACTGTAACTGTCAAAtacttttgcattttttaaaagggaaaagtctcccccctcccccacatgtcTGCTATTTGTGCTGTCTTTGCTAATGGactggcagggagcctgctgcCTTCGGAGATATTCTTACCAGTCTGTGTTGGGCAATGCGGCAGAGCAAGTTGGGGGCGTGCAAGTATGGGCAGGATCGGTGTCTGCACTGCCTCTGTTGGCATTGTTAGGtgtgggaaaataaaataaaaccccaaaagCCAGGGGAAGTCACCTAAAGTGTGATTGTCCCATAGGAAATTTGCTATGCTATCATAGCCCCTATGATCTCCCACAGTCCTCCAGACAATTTTCTGATGCCAGTTTCCTCCCGCTCCAAACTCCACACTACGCAGCATGATCCAGACTTTCAAAATTGGCTAGCAATTTTGAGTGCCTAACTTGAGATGCCTGAAGAGGGGCCTGAATGTCTGAAAATCAGAATCCTGTAAGGtgccaagttgggcacccaaaatcaccagtcacttttgaaaatttgggccatcTAGATATACTTCCATGTAAGTGGGTCTAATTTTATGTCAGTGCTTAGATGCTGTGGTAATGGGTGCATTAGAAATACCTAAGGCAGAGAGAAATCCACTATAAGTGAgtagggaaagagagagatcagTTGAAAGCAACATTAAACTGAGCTTGTTTCTGCCCATCTctggtgggtggggaaggagatgcTGCCTTACGGGATAGTTAAAAATCCTGTGTGTCttcttggaaagagtccagtagaTTGAGAAACAACCTCAGGGTCCCATCCAACATGATCCTCTCTACAAAATGGAATCTAGCCCCTCGGCTAGCTCTGTGTGAGTGATGGCTGAACGGAGGATGGCTGCCACGTTTGCTCATGCAAccactgtgctgctgagctcaaaCCAAGTGCTGTGTAAAGCACTTGGGATCTGCGGGATAAGAAACATGCCATTCTGCAGGAGATGGAGGGAGGCAAACAGGGAGACAGAGGGAGCCACAGAGGCAGATAGCTGTGTCAAATTGCATCCGTGTTATGTAGACAAATGTTCCTTTGGGAGGTTGTGCGGGGTGTCAAGGCTGACCCCTCACACCTACACCAACTCATTCCGCTTATGAGAGGGTTAGAACCAGGAGCCTCACCCTTTGGGGAATAACAAACTGCCAGGACTGTGCTGTAGTGTGGGAGAATGTAAACTTTGCAGCTGCTGGTCGGGCAAAGGCAAACAGGATGCTAATGACAGTGGAGCACCACCAGTGGGACCAGATTCCAGCCAGGCTCCTGAGTGGCAGGGAGGAAATCACTGATGAACAGAATGATGGAATGGACACTGCTCCAGGTCAGGACTCAGGTGCATTGGCTGAGCTGGACAGGGGCAGGACTAgaacagcagggcgtggtgcagGCCAGGAGAGAGGTGCATCAGCACAGCTTGTGTGCGAGTCCTAGGAACGCACTGGGAAAGGGATAGACATCAGGACTAAGCTATACAGTGGTGGAAGGGGTGTTACCCTCAGTGCAGAGTCCCCCAAATGAAGATTTCCGTTCTCAAATCTGACCCTAGTGCCCAATTTCATTTGCAAACACTTTGGGACAATTGGCAAGGTGAttgcccagcctggggcagtgggtgTTCATGCCTCAGCAAGGCCATGAGCTTCTGTCAACCTCCCCAGTATAACTGGCATGTGCGTGTGTCTGAGTGATACTGACGGTGGGTTGATGGCTCTTTTATGGGTACAGCTGGCTTTAGACACTCACTGATTGTTCTGAGCCTCCCATTGGTGGGTGCGCTGAGAGAAGCTATTCctctctccagcagcagccaggtcCGCACTGCAGGCTGGGCTGACCCCCCCATCCCAAGGATGCATGATTACTTGAggatgcagggggaagggggacttCATCATGTGTCCTGCCCAAAGGCTCCCCTTTCTTCACCTGGGTGGGGCACTTTCTGCTCCTTACAGGGCAGGGAACAGTTCTCAAATGGAGTGGGACGTAATGACTGTTGAAAAGGTCAACACGAACACTAGCCCAAATGCCAGAAACATCTCTAGGGCCAGAAACAGATGAGACATGGGTAGAAAGGGGCAGCAAAGAGCTGACTATGGGGTGAAGGGATCTTTGTATCTGGACAGCAGCAGAACCTTTCTCTACCTACACCCCACTTTAGCTAGGCAGTGGGCCCCAGGAGCCGAGCCATGCCTGGAAGATCAGGGCCTCTGTGTGTATTTGTGagatctccccgcccccccaatgtTTTAACCTCCTGTTCAATCCTTCCCTCACCCATGCGTGCGCTGCATCAACTTGGCGCTACTGAGACCCTCATGCCACACTGACTCATCTGCAGCTGCCGCTCGTGGCTGACGGGGAGGGGCCATGCATCAGGCTGCTCCAGTCACCTGACATGCAGAAGCAGGGCTTGGGTTCCCTCCGCCATTCAGCACAACGCCCTGTGCGAGCGGAGATATGGTGGTGAAGGAGAGAACAAAGAGGGAGACAGAGTTTTCATCTCTTCGTTCCCACCAAAACAGGGGTGTCCAATGGGTTCTGTGCTGAGCATTCCCCACTGGGGGGACAAGGTTCAGTTCAGACCCACTTAAGCCCATGGGCTTTGCTATGTGATCCATTCCCTTCTGTGTCCCTGCAAGATTCCACTGCATTGTAgaccagggggtgcaggggcaggaaaCAAGTGAAATCTAAATCCCCCAAATCTCCTGGCCTCTGCCTGCTCACACTGGTTTCACTTTGTTAAAGCCGATTTGAGCTCTGAtcccagggagggaggagggagcagagagaccaGGAGAGAGAAGACAAGGATGGGGGGAATGGACTTTGTGCGATCCTGCTGTCTGCAGAGTTACAGGATGCTGGCAGGAAGATGGGGAGGACGTGCACAGCTCAGTGGACCCACGTTCATCTCCTAGAGATCCTAAGGTCATTGTAATTAGGTCATCAGTGAGACGAATATAGAGGTCTCAGCTTCTCTCTCCATTGCAGGTTTCCTTTGGCAGTTCTGCTTCAGTCACCCTATATGCTTGGTACCGCCCACAAATAAAGGTGAAGGATATTGGAACTCCTTGGGACCAGTAGGGGCTGAGAGGTTGAGCTCATGTGGAAGAtgtgggttccattcccagtctCGGAGTCTTGTTTGCTGTGCAATAGGAGGGGCTAGGAGTGCTGAGGAGCCGAAGCCTGGTTCCTTCGTGGTTAGTGCCCTGTACTGTCAGGATGGAAAGCTTGGTTCCATTCCCACAGCTGGTATTTTGCTTCCCCTCAACAGCCAATGGAGTCTGGGAGACGCAGGGGCtagcgcaggggtcggcaacgtttggcacgcggctcaccagggtaagcactgaAAAGGGGCAAGGCTGTttgcacatcgctcgcccgcgccgcttcccaccacccccattggcccgggacagtgaagcgcggccagtgggggccgcgatcggccgaacctgccacgtcagcaggtacataaaactggcccagccctccagggtgcttaccctggcgagccgcgtgccaaacgttgccgacccctgggctagcgCTTTGCAGGGACATGTTTAATTCCTAATGCAGGTCTCTCGCTAGGGCGCTGCAGGAGATTGAGGTTATGCATGTCCCGTTAGATGTGATGGAAGGCTGTGTGTGGAGCAATTCAGGGTGGAGGATTAGAGCTCTTCGGGACGTGTGAGCGTGGTGTATGGCGGCGGGAGGGAGACAGGAAAGCTGGTGTTGGACTCATGGTGGCTCAGTTGTTTAATCTCCTGGATTAAGGCAGTGGTGGAATGCAATGTGCGGCCATGACCTTCTCAGGGCTGCCTGGTGTGAACCCAGGTCAGCACCTTAAGAGGTTCCAAAGCAGATCACACCCTCTGGCTATTGGCTGGTGGGACAGAAGTTGAAAAATGGAGGTGCTTCGATGCTGGTCAGTACCTGCTTGGATCCTATTGATTTTCCTCATCTTTTTTACCAACAGGCCCCTCAAACCCCATCTGCTGCTCCTCCTAAATTCTCTAAGACAAATTCATGGTTTTTAATCCTCTGCTCTGCAAAGGGTTAAATCTAATAAGTGGAATTAGCAAAAGCAGAGCCTCTAAGGCttcgggcgggggagggggggttcagAGAATCCTCTTCAATATTTGGCTGAATATCCCCAAAGCTGTGTCCAACTCTCTTTGGGCTGGAAAAATCAGGGCTGGAAATCTCATAAAGGAACAAGTTTTTGCTTTTGAGATTTCTGCGGCCTCAGAGTTTTGGCTGGGTTGCAATACCCATAAAAACAGCCTTGACCCTTTTCAGTGTCCTGGATTCTAAatcaaacattttcagaattaaaagaaaatgacTGATCAAATGGGTTTCATCTCTTTTTTCATCATCCAAAGGGGTTCTGTTACATAATTTCCTAGGTGATCCTGTCTTGACTGAAGCAGCCCTAGATCTGACAGGTATATGGGGAATGATTTTACATTTCCATAGAGTTTTTCACCCAAAGATCAAAGTTAATCTATTGTTACAGTGTCCAGCACCATAGTATTTAGATGATTTACAAACTGAACCTGATTTACAAGCCTGATCCTGGCTGTGGCTCAGGACCTGCAACTCTCCGATCCTTAGCACAGGAACCACGTCtaccacctctgggatggaaaaTGGCAGCTGTGTGATCAAGAATCCTCAAAGTAGAAGCAAAGCAAATGTGTTTTTCCTCCAGCATCTTCTGTAACTCACTCTTAGGAGATACCAGAGTTCTTTAAGGGGCAGATCCCAGCAGCACAGCCACTGTGCTGGCAAATGCAATAGCCATTCTGTGCTCAGTGATCACTCACGCTCAAGCTGATAGAACAAAACCTATAAAATGGCAAGGATGGAAGGTTAGGATAGGACACAGAAACTCTGAAGCTAAGGTGACCGAGACAAGTTGatttgagagagacagagatacatGACAAAGAGCATTATCGGTAATAAAGATTTGCCACCCTTCCATAATTCAAGCAATAGTCACAATTTTCACGTCTGTAGCAAGTTCTTTTAGTCCAGCTTGTCTGGTAACTATAAAGCCCTGCATTGATTTCAGTCATCACAGTATGATTACTTTTGTCCCCTAAGGCAAGTACAAACATGGAACGGGAGGAGGTGAACTTATATGGGTTATAGATTGTAATCCACTTGTGGGAGTGACCATGTCTTCCTCTGGGTCTGAACAGCACTGAGCACAGTGTCAGGGCGTAATCattaacaacaataaaaaaggGGCTGAAGCTTTGAGGACTCTATTTAAATACTTCTCTACCTTCTCTAGGGTGCCTGGCAGTATCTGAAATGGGGCGGATCTCAAGTGCCCATGATGCTTTACAGTAGGATTTTGACATCCCTGTTcccatctcttcctctttctccgGTCTCTGTAGGTTATTGAATGAAAGCGACAAGCGGCCCTTCATCGAAGAGGCAGAGCGACTTAGGATGCAGCACAAGAAGGACCACCCCGATTACAAGTACCAGCCGCGCCGGCGGAAAAATGGCAAGGCCTCCCAGGGCGAGGGTGAGGGCCAAGCCGAGGGAGAAGCTGGCGGGGCTGCAGCTATCCAGGCCCACTATAAGAATGCCCACTTGGATCACAGACATCCTGGGGAAGGATCCCCCATGTCTGACGGGCACCCCGAGCACTCCTCAGGTCAGTCCCATGTCTGCAGCTACACCAGCAGGTTACTACCAGCTCATCCTCCTCCCAAGGAGAGTCCCCCAAGCCATCTGGAGAATCGATGGCTCTCTTGGGGCACCACCTTGTGAGCTGGATCCTCTCCCCATGGTGGGACCCAGTAGTTGGGCATGACTCCTACGTGCTTGGTGCTGTCACCAGCATTGGGGACACCTGCGTTCCACAGGTGTGTCCATCCCTTTGGACAGGTGGGAAATCATCTCCCAAAGGGTTCATATGCACAGTTGCCATTTTGGTTAAGGCTGGCCACCTCCTCCCTTCTTGTCCCTCTACAGTGAGGTTCCCAGGGAGGCCTGGCAGTATCGGGTCTGCGCAGTaggaggagcagagctgttgCATGTAGCTGGCTGAGCTATTTTATTGCCTGTCAGGTTGTACCAGGGCTATATTGTGAACTGGTatcacattttctctctctttccccccaaacGGTTTTCACTTCACAGGTCAAAGCCATGgaccccccactcctccaacAACTCCAAAGACAGAACTCCAGGCAGGCAAAGCTGACTCCAAGCGGGAAGGGCGCTCtcttggggaagggggcaagCCTCACATTGACTTTGGCAACGTGGATATTGGGGAGATCAGCCATGAAGTGATGTCCAACATGGAGACCTTCGATGTCAATGAATTCGACCAGTACCTGCCACCCAATGGACACGCTGGCCATCCAGGCCATGTTGGGGGCTATGCGGCAGCAGCGGCCGCTGGCTACGGCCTCGGGAGTGCCCTGGCTGCAGCCAGTGGACACTCTGCCTGGATCTCCAAGCAGCATGGAGTCTCCTTGTCTGCTGGCATGTCATCGGTGGTGGACTCCAAGACACAGGTGAAAACGGAGGGTTCTGCCCCTGGAGGCCATTACACTGACCAGCCCTCCACTTCCCAGATAGCATATACGTCCCTGAGCCTGCCCCACTATGGCTCGGCTTTCCCCTCCATCTCCAGGCCCCAGTTTGACTACCCCGACCACCAGCCCTCAGGACCCTACTATAGCCACTCCAGCCAAGCCTCTGGCCTCTACTCTGCCTTCTCGTATATGGGACCCTCGCAACGTCCCCTATACACTGCCATCTCTGACCCTGCACCCTCTGTGCCACAGTCCCACAGCCCCACACATTGGGAACAGCCCGTGTATACAACTCTCTCCAGACCGTAGGAAAAGGGGAACAGTGACCAAAGCAGCAACAGAAAGGCTCTGAAGCATCAGAACAGGCAGGAGGGCCTCCGAACTCCGAGGTCATTCAGTGTAATCCAGCCATCAGAACCTGAGTATCCAGACATGCCTATCTTGACCCCGGTTATCGCTGGCTCACCGCCTAGAGGAAGGTTttacccctttccccccacccccaattcaaTGTATGCCAACCCGATTGGCTTGCAAAACCCTTTTGGCCTTCTAGATGAGGATGATTCTAGACATGGAGTGACTGGTCATGGTGGGTTTCGTTGTGCACACCCTGGACTGTAAGATAAGAGATACCCCCATCCTTAACCACCCCCCAACTGCTTCAGTGATTTAGCAAGTGTTTCGGATAGGCCACAATGGCCAACTCTTTGTCACCTGTTGTGGGTGAAAAGCAGCTGGCTGGGCACCCTGGTGGACATGTTGTGGGAGGAGAGGTAGGGCTGTAAAGTCAACTTCCTTGTGATCAGTGCTCTGCAACGTTCCCATCTAAAATTCACACATGCATGACTCTTGATCCCTGTTGGAAGACCAACCTAAGCTTGCTTTCCTATTGACTTCCACATCCGCATCTATCCTCCCCTCAACCCACCCTCTCTTTACTGTACTGTACCGCATTGTACTGGACTCAGGAACCGTATCGCTGGTTCTAGCCTTGTTTGTGTCACAACATACATGTGAgggccagggtgtgtgtgtgaggcctCTTAGACTGTTAAGGCAACAGGGACGGAATCTTCCTTTCTTACgattattttgtattttgtttgcttCAAACATTTCCTGGTCCCTTCTAAATCCTTCCATTCACCCTCTAATATTCCAAAAGATACACTGCCAAGGCAGTGTTTGTCCTTCTGGCACGTGTGTGGGTGTGCATGCATGGGATGTGAGGGAAGAGTAGCTGAAGATATTGCGGCAACCAGAAGCATCAGCATGAATCCCACTTGCCCAAACACAGTTTGCG
Coding sequences within it:
- the SOX10 gene encoding transcription factor SOX-10; its protein translation is MTDDQDLSEVEMSPVGSEDHHCLSPGPSMASDTPSHLTSSGSGEMGKVKKEQQDSETDDDKFPVCIREAVSQVLSGYDWTLVPMPVRVNGSNKSKPHVKRPMNAFMVWAQAARRKLADQYPHLHNAELSKTLGKLWRLLNESDKRPFIEEAERLRMQHKKDHPDYKYQPRRRKNGKASQGEGEGQAEGEAGGAAAIQAHYKNAHLDHRHPGEGSPMSDGHPEHSSGQSHGPPTPPTTPKTELQAGKADSKREGRSLGEGGKPHIDFGNVDIGEISHEVMSNMETFDVNEFDQYLPPNGHAGHPGHVGGYAAAAAAGYGLGSALAAASGHSAWISKQHGVSLSAGMSSVVDSKTQVKTEGSAPGGHYTDQPSTSQIAYTSLSLPHYGSAFPSISRPQFDYPDHQPSGPYYSHSSQASGLYSAFSYMGPSQRPLYTAISDPAPSVPQSHSPTHWEQPVYTTLSRP